A window of Nodosilinea sp. PGN35 genomic DNA:
CGCTGGCACTGAGAAAGCGCCTGGGGATGGGAGTACACTACATCGATGGCGCTGAGGTCGTCAGCCTGGGAGAGCAGCCCGTGGCGAATGGGCATGACCACGGCATGGTGAATTTTGAGCTGCTGAAGCTGCCACAGGGTATCGAGGGTGGTGGTAACGCCCCCTTCCGTAGAGTTTTCCACCGGCACAATGGTCAGGGTAGTGGTGCCCTCGGCGGTGGCCTGCATGGCCTTAGGGATGCTCGGCAGGGCCACTAGATTGACCGCCGGATGACCGCGGTGCTCTAGGTGCAGGCTGTAGGCCAGGGCGGCGAGCTGGGTATAGGTGCCCTCAGGCCCCAAATAGGCAATGGTAACGGTCATGGAAACGCGCAGCGACGGTAGCGGGCCTGTTCCATACTAAGCTGTGGCCGGGACGATTGCGCTTCAAGCCAGTCTTCGACGATCGCAGCCTGGGCCCTAGAGCTTGGATGATAACTGGGTGAGAATTAACATCTCCTTAACCGAAATGCGGCACACTCTGGTCGAATAAAGTCAGCGTTCCCCAGTAATATGTAATGGGTTTTGGCCAGGTCTGGTTCCTGGTGGGGAGTGGCGGTAATGGGCAAGGATAAAAAGAGACCATTGGGTGCTAAACCATCCAGGACACGCGCACTGCTTACCCTGGGATCGGGCGCTTTTTTATTGGGGGCCGCTGTGCCCCTAGCCGGTGCCATTAGTACAGGTGTAGTCAATGTCGGCAGCGTTGGGCTGGCGGCCCCCTCGGCCCTCGACCAGCCCCAGGCGCTGATGCCGGGATTACTGGCTTTGATTGACGCCCCGGGGGTAGACGCATTCCCTACGGCGGTGAGCAGCGAGCGGCTGTGTCGTCGGCCAGAAAATTTGACCCCGGTTGCCAGCTCCCCCCCTGGGGAAGCCCTATTCCAAAGCTCTAGCCTGGCAAGCGCGACCGTGACCCAGGCGGCTGGGGCGATCGGTCAGCTCGGGGCTGAGCCCTGGCCCAGCATTCACCCCCAGGCTGCCGAAGCACGAGTGCCGGTGTTGATGTACCACGATGTGCTCGAGCCGCCGGAGGTCTTTTTTGATTTGACGCCCGCAGACTTTGAGGCCCATCTCAACAAGCTGCTGGACAGTGGCTTCACCCCCATCAGCCCCGACCAGCTGGTACAGCACCTGCGCACAGGTCTGGCCCTGCCCGAAAAGCCTGTCCTGCTTACCTTCGATGACGGCTACGTCGGCCACTACGAGCACGTTTACCCGCTGCTGCAAAAGTATCAGGTGCCAGCCACCTTCTTTGTGTTTCCCGGCAAGGTAGATGGCACCGTGGCTGGGCGTTCAACCCTCACCTGGGAACAGCTCAAAACCATGGCCGCCGATCCGCTGGTGACCATTGCCTCCCACAGCGTTACCCATCCCCCTGACCTACGCGCCCTCAGCGATGAGGAGTTGGCCTACGAAGTGGTGGAGTCAAAGCGACAGCTAGAGGCTCAGCTCGGTGTTCCCATGCGGTACTTTAGCTACCCTACCGGCCACTACGATGAGCGAGTCGCCCAGGCCGTAGCCGATGCTGGCTATATGGCTGGGTTCACCATGCGTCAGAACGATGAAAAATTTGCCGGTGCTTCAGAGTCGCTGCTGGCGATCGAGCGATTTGGTCAATCTAATCTTGAGGCTCTAATCGACGCCGCCTGGGGCGGCCCTGCTGCCAGTAGCGGCATCAAGCCCGTTGCGATCGCCAGCTCTGAGTTTAACTTTTCTACCCCCGTTACCCTACAGAAGATCGATGGGGAGGGGCAGTCGTTTTCCCTGATTAGCGGTGGGCACCCGGTGACGATTCACGCCAACAGTCGCTATCAACTCCCTGAAATACTGGCGGGCACCAACATTGCTGGGGCTGTGGACGGTGGCTTTTTCTCCCTCAAGTACCTGGACTCAAACGTAATGATTGGCCCGGTGTTGAGCCAGAGCACAAGGCGGTTTGTGCCAGGATATGCTGGCGAAATTCCGAAACTCAACGGTCGTCCTCTGGTGCTGATGGCCCCCAACCAGGTTAAGTTTGTGCCCTTTGAGGCCGACCGCCACAACACGCTGGCGGGCCTAGCTCAGCAGTTACCCGGCGTTACCGACGCCTTTGTGGCGGCTGGCTGGCTGGTCAAAGATGGTCTACCCCAGCCCGCCAGCAGCTTTGGCACCCTGTTCGACTTTGATGCCCGCCGCCACCGGGCCTTTTGGGGAATTAACACCAGCGGGCAGCCGGTAGTGGGGGTAACCCACACGATGGTTGACTCAGTACAGCTGGGCGAACTACTTTATCAGGCGGGTCTGCGCGATGCGGTAATGCTCGATTCTGGGGCCAGCGCTTCCCTGACCTACCAGGGAGATTCACTGGTGGGATACATTCCCCGACCGGTACCCCACCTGGTGGGCCTGGTACCTCCCGATGCCCACAACGGCAGCCCCTGCCCGCTGGTGCTAGACCCAGAAAACTCCACAACGGCACCGCGCTAAACGGCCTGGCCGAGGGCTGCTGCTGCCAGGCAATATTACAGCTGTAGCAGTTCGGTTGAGACAGTGTCTCCGCAACGTTCAAACGTACGAACGTTTTAGGGATTGGTGCATGTCCTAACTCAGATAACTACGGCTTAGTTGCCGAACCCTGCGTACCAGAAGTAGGTGGCCATGGGAATGACGGTGGCTAGCACCAGCAAAACCACGAGCAGTACAGTACTGTTGCCCCGATTTTCGGCGGTTTCTTCAGCGCTGGCGAAGGTGCTCTCACTGTCAAAGGAATCGTCAAAATTGGGCGGGCCAGGATCCTCCTTGCCTGCGAGCACGGCCCCGAGGCGATCGCTAGCGGCCAAGAATGACTGGTTGTACTTGTCCCCTTCTAGCAGGGGATACAGCACTGTTTCCTGGGCAACGCTCGTGGCAATATCGTCGTTCAGCAAAGTCGCCGAGCGATCGCCCACGCGAATACCGACGGTTTTAGTAACTTCGTCGAGCACCAGCAGGGTTTGATCCGCCTGCGCTTCTGGCGTGGGATACCAGCGCTCAAACAGCTTATCGGTAAAGGTTTGAACCGTATCGCCGTAGTCGAGATGGTGAATGGTCACCAGGCGCACCTCGTTGCCGGTGGCCGCAGCGAGATCACTCAACCGACCTGAAATTTTATTTTCGTTGATCCGGCTGATAATGTTGGCTTCGTCGATGACCCAGGTAGCCTCGCCAGCCGCTACGGTTGGCATTTGAAAAACGGCTAGGGCTTCTGCCGGGGG
This region includes:
- a CDS encoding polysaccharide deacetylase family protein; this encodes MPLAGAISTGVVNVGSVGLAAPSALDQPQALMPGLLALIDAPGVDAFPTAVSSERLCRRPENLTPVASSPPGEALFQSSSLASATVTQAAGAIGQLGAEPWPSIHPQAAEARVPVLMYHDVLEPPEVFFDLTPADFEAHLNKLLDSGFTPISPDQLVQHLRTGLALPEKPVLLTFDDGYVGHYEHVYPLLQKYQVPATFFVFPGKVDGTVAGRSTLTWEQLKTMAADPLVTIASHSVTHPPDLRALSDEELAYEVVESKRQLEAQLGVPMRYFSYPTGHYDERVAQAVADAGYMAGFTMRQNDEKFAGASESLLAIERFGQSNLEALIDAAWGGPAASSGIKPVAIASSEFNFSTPVTLQKIDGEGQSFSLISGGHPVTIHANSRYQLPEILAGTNIAGAVDGGFFSLKYLDSNVMIGPVLSQSTRRFVPGYAGEIPKLNGRPLVLMAPNQVKFVPFEADRHNTLAGLAQQLPGVTDAFVAAGWLVKDGLPQPASSFGTLFDFDARRHRAFWGINTSGQPVVGVTHTMVDSVQLGELLYQAGLRDAVMLDSGASASLTYQGDSLVGYIPRPVPHLVGLVPPDAHNGSPCPLVLDPENSTTAPR
- the psb32 gene encoding photosystem II repair protein Psb32, whose protein sequence is MNSYPCQRMPLRSVKVCWSVLVGLVLPLVLVLGLVAPPAEALAVFQMPTVAAGEATWVIDEANIISRINENKISGRLSDLAAATGNEVRLVTIHHLDYGDTVQTFTDKLFERWYPTPEAQADQTLLVLDEVTKTVGIRVGDRSATLLNDDIATSVAQETVLYPLLEGDKYNQSFLAASDRLGAVLAGKEDPGPPNFDDSFDSESTFASAEETAENRGNSTVLLVVLLVLATVIPMATYFWYAGFGN